TCGCGGCTCTCACCCCGGTTGGCCGTACAGCCGTACGTCTCGATGTGGTACCGCGCCATTCGTGGGGGAGTCCGGTTCCCGCGAGCAAAAGGCCGACGGTCTCACGGGGAAAGAGCTATTATCGGGTATCGAACAGCTCGAGTGATGCACTCCAGACGAGACGTCCTCCTCGCGCTCGGCGCGGTCGCCGGATTCGGCTGTCTTTCGGGTTCGGAGCCCGGCGAGGGGGCCGAGACGAACGGGACGCCGGTCTCACGCGACGAGCGACCCGACCCCTCTCGACACGTCTCCGGGAGCGACGGCCGGTGGTCCTCGGTCGGATCAACGACGGGATCGCGGTCTGGATGGCCTACGCTGCGGTCGTGACGACCGAGGCCGGGAGGGTCTACGGCGTCTTCGAGCACTCGCTTCCCGCGAGAACCGAAGCCGCGCCGACCGTCGGGAGGGAGTACGTCTACGCCGGCGTGATGGCCGGCCACGTCCACGCGATCGATCCGAGCGGCACCGGCGACGGCTTCGCGGTCTGGTCGGCCTCAGTCGGTGGATTCGGCAGCCGCGACGGCCTCGCCTACGACCGCGAGCGCGTCTACGTCGCCGCCGGACCGGATCTCGTGACGCTCGACGCCGAGTCGGGAACCGAGAGCTGGTCGACCTCGCTCGGCGAGTCGGCGATAACCGCCCCGCTGGTGCCGGCGACACCGTCTTCGTCGGCGGCGAGTCACTGTTCGTGTTCGACCGAACGGGAGGGACCGGCATCGGCCCGCTCCGCTTCGGTACGGAACGGTTCTCCGAGACCTACGGCGAGAGCGTCGGTCGCGGTCCGATACTCGACGACGGCATCCTCTACACCTCCGCGTTCACCGACGGGAGCACGCAGTTGCTACTCGCTTGCGAGGCGGCCTGACCGCCGAACGCTCACTCGGGTGCCCCCTCGAGGATCGCCACCCCGGACGACGCGCCGATCCGCTCGGCTCCCGCTTCGATCATCGCCAGCGCGTCCTCGTAGCTCCCGATCCCGCCGCTCGCTTTGACGGGTAAGTACTCCGCGAGCAGCGAGACCGCCTCGACCGTCGCTCCGCCGGAGGCGAACCCTGTCGAGGTCTTCAACATCGCCGCATCCGCCTCGACGACGGCCTCGGCAGCCCGCCGGATCTCGTCCTCACGCAACTCGCTCGTCTCGACGATCACCTTCACGGGGATCGGCACCGCCGCGACGAGTTCGGCGAGCCCCTCGCTCACCCGGTCGTCCGCGCCCGCGAGGAGCAACCCACGGTTGAGCACCACGTCGAGTTCGTCCGCGCCGTCGCGCCAGGCCTCGACGCCCTCGACTCGCTTGGCCTCCGCGCCGTTCTGCCCGTGAGGAAAGCCGATCACCGTCGCGATCGTCACCTCGGTGGCGTACTCGGCCGCCTCGGCGACGTAACACGGCGGGACGCAGGCGTTCATCCCGTACTCCGCTGCCTCGTCCAGTACCGAGTGAACGTCGTCGGGAGTCGTCTCGGGGCCGAGGACGGTGTGGTCGATCATCGGCGCCAGCGTCTCGCGATCCATGGACTCCGGAGGCGAGGGCGTGAGAAAAATCCACGGGGTGGACCGTGGACATCGGAACGCTCATTGCGTGCGGGCGACCCGCCTACGCCATGGTGCTGCCAGAGGGCTTCGCCCTACCGCCGCCCGCCTACCTCCTGCCGCTCGCGCTCGCGACGGTCCTCGTCTGCGGGCTGCTCTTCACGCGTCGTCCGACCGTCGGGGAGGCTACGGTGGTGGCGTTCGCGCCGTGGATGGCCGCCGGCGCCGGCCTCCACGTCCTCTACGTCACCGACCTCGCACCTCCGGTCTTCTCACCCCTCCTCGGCACGCCCGCGGTCTACGTCAGTACGTTCGCTCTCGCCGGTGCGATCTGGCTCGTGGCGAGCGAAATCTTCTCGGATCGGGAACGGACCGATCGAGTGCTGGGAGCGACGGGTCTGCTCGCGGCGCTCGCCGCCGTGAGCACGGTGCTCGGGGCGGGCCTCGGAGGCCTCGACCCGTTCTGGCCGGCGGTCGCCGCCATCGGGTCGGTCGCGCTCACCGCGGCGACCTGGGTCGCCGTCCGGCGCGGGCTCCCCATGGTCGCGGAGACGACCGGACTCGTCGGCCTCCTGGTGGTGTTCGGCCACGTCCTCGACGGCGTCTCGACGGCGGTCGGGGTCGACCTGCTGGGTGCCGGCGAGCGATCACCGATCCCGCTCGCGATCATGGAGTTCGCGGAGGGGCTCGCGCCCGCCCTCGGCGGTGGCTGGCTGTTCGTCCTCGTGAAACTCGCGCTCGCCGTCGGCCTCACCTGGCTGTTCGTCGATTACGTCGAGGAGGCTCCGGCCGAGGGCTACCTCCTCCTCGGGCTCGTCGCCGCGGTCGGCCTCGGTCCGGGCGTCCACAACCTGCTGCTGTTCACGCTCGGCTGGTAAGGTATCACGACCTGGATGGATCCGTCGTCGACCCGTGAGCGCGGTGGCGTCCCTCGATCGTGGAGAACCTCGTCGTGCGACGACCGGTCGGCGTGGAGCCCTGTTACCGCGGGTTCGCGACGCTCCTCCCTGCGGGTGAACTCGAGTTCGTCACTCGTTCCAACCCCCGGGTGGTCTTCCGGCTCGGCGGTGACGAGGCCGTCGTCGAGGCCGAGCGCGTGGAGGGCGGCCACGCGACGTGGCGTCGATCCCGTTCGGTGTCGTCCTCTCGTCCCTCGGTCGGCGCGAGGAGCCCTGGTCGACGACCGACCGGTTTTTGACGGGACCGGTCGAAGCGCGCGTATGGCGAAACAGCCACACCTGCTGGTCGAGGAGGGCGACGTCCACGAGGTCGCGCTGATCCCGGGCGACCCCGAACGGGTCGATCGGATCGCCGGCCGCTGTGACTCACACGACCTCGTCGCCGAGAACCGCGAGTACCGTGTCGTGAACGCGACCTACGAGGGGACGGAGCTTTCGATCTGTTCGACCGGGATCGGCTGTCCCTCCGCGGCGATCGCGATCGAGGAACTCGAACGGGTGGGCGTCGAGACGGTCGTCCGGGTGGGTACCACGGGAGCGCTCCAGTCGGGGATCGAGATCGGGGACATGATCGTGGCGACCGGCGCGGCGAAGGAGGAGGGGACGACGAAGCGCTACGAGTCAGAGACCTACCCGGCGGTACCCGACTACGACGTGCTCTCGGCGCTGGTCGACGCTTCGGAAAGGCGGGGCGAGGAGGTCCACGTCGGCCCGATCGCCTCCGACGACGCGTTCTACGCCGAGACCGACGAGTACGTCGCCGACTGGGAGCGCGCGGGGATGCTCTCGGTGGAGATGGAGGCGGCGGCGGTCTTCTCGCTCGCTCGCCGGAAGGAGATGGCCGCCGGGGCGATCTGTACGGTCGACGGCAACCTCGTCGAGGGCACCCAGAAGGGCGAGACCGAGGACGAGGAACTGCCGGAGAAGGCGAAGGACAACGTCGAGCGGGCGATCGACATCTCGCTCGACGCGGTGACGACGCTCTTGTCCGACTAGAGGACGACGAGCGCGACGAACAGGATCGAGACGGCCACGAGAGCGGCGAGGACCGCGAGTCCGACGCGCAGCCAGTCGCGGTCTCCCTCGTCGCCGCCGTGATACGGCGAGAGCACCGTGTTCCCACAGGAACGACACTTCTTCGGGTTCCGCCGGTGGACCGTCCCGCAGGCGTCGCACTTCCACTTCGACATACTCGGCTCTCGCGGTCGAGCGGGGTAGCCGTTACGACCGTTCGATCCGTGCCCCCTCGTTTCTCGCGCGGACGACCCGGACGCTCCCGTCGACGTTGGCCGATTCGAGCGCCCGTTCGCCGGCCGCTCGTGCCGCCTCCGCTCGCTCGCTGTCGGTGACGGCGTAGACACACGGCCCCCACGAGGACTGTCCCGCACCGTCGACCGAGGGTGAGCCGTCGAGCGCGCGAACTATCCCTCCCACCGGCGGTCTGTAGACCCCACCCTGTTCGTCGGCGTACCAGGCGCCGTTGAGCCGACCGATCGACGAGACCGCCCGCCCGAAGGTCGGGAGGTCGCCCTCCGCGATCGCCGGGAGGAGCCGCCGGGTGAGGATACCCGCGATCTCCTCGCCGATCCCGGGGCTCGCGCGCTCGACCACCGAACGCATGCTCGCGTCCTCGCTCTCGCCGTGTTCGCCGCGGCCCTCGGGGATCACGAGGAGGAAGCGCCACCTCTCCGGGACGTCGTGACGGGCGAGGACCGCGGGCACCCGCCAGTCGCCCTCGCCGGGTGGGGCGGAGGTGAACCGCGTCGTCGGGTGACCGACGTCGGTCACGAACCCTCCGGACTCGAACGTTGCAACGCCGACGCCGCTCCGCCCGCCCCGTCCGAGGGCGGGAGCCGCCTCCCTGACGTCAACCTCCCGGTCGTACGCCGCCGCGACCGCCGCATAGACGGCGAGCGCGAGCTGTGTCCCGCTCCCCAGGCCGACGTGTCTCGGGAGCCACCGCTCGACTGATACCGAGACACCGGAGAGGTCGAGTGCTCGAAGGCTGCGCCGGGCGTAGCGCTCCGCGAGCGGGTCGGGGGTCGAAAGCCCTTCGGCAGGATCGGCGGCGACGGAGAGCGAGGGCTCGGAGAGGGCGACGCCGACCCCGCCGTAGAGGCGTTCGTGGGCGAGCGAGAGGTTCTGGAAGCCGAAGTGGAGGCGAGCGCCGACGGTGACCCGGGCCATACCGAGGTGTGGTGGCTCGTCCGAAAGCCGGTTTCGACGGCGGCAACTACACCGACTCTGCGAGATCGACCGCCTCGCCGACCGCCGGGTCGTCGGCCTCGGCGAGCGGTGGGCGGACCGCTGTCGATTCGATGATCCCGCGGTGGCCCAGCGCGGCCTTCGTCCCCGGGGCGAAGCCGTGGGGTGCGACGGCCGAAAAGAGCCCCGCTATCGCCTCGTGCAGTTCGTCGCCGCGGTCGCCGGACGGATCGGCGACCGCCTCCGCGAGCGTCTCGGGCACCGCGTTCGAGAGCGCGTTGATCCCGCCGTCGACGCC
This region of Halalkalicoccus sp. CGA53 genomic DNA includes:
- the deoC gene encoding deoxyribose-phosphate aldolase, encoding MDRETLAPMIDHTVLGPETTPDDVHSVLDEAAEYGMNACVPPCYVAEAAEYATEVTIATVIGFPHGQNGAEAKRVEGVEAWRDGADELDVVLNRGLLLAGADDRVSEGLAELVAAVPIPVKVIVETSELREDEIRRAAEAVVEADAAMLKTSTGFASGGATVEAVSLLAEYLPVKASGGIGSYEDALAMIEAGAERIGASSGVAILEGAPE
- a CDS encoding DUF63 family protein, encoding MVLPEGFALPPPAYLLPLALATVLVCGLLFTRRPTVGEATVVAFAPWMAAGAGLHVLYVTDLAPPVFSPLLGTPAVYVSTFALAGAIWLVASEIFSDRERTDRVLGATGLLAALAAVSTVLGAGLGGLDPFWPAVAAIGSVALTAATWVAVRRGLPMVAETTGLVGLLVVFGHVLDGVSTAVGVDLLGAGERSPIPLAIMEFAEGLAPALGGGWLFVLVKLALAVGLTWLFVDYVEEAPAEGYLLLGLVAAVGLGPGVHNLLLFTLGW
- a CDS encoding nucleoside phosphorylase produces the protein MAKQPHLLVEEGDVHEVALIPGDPERVDRIAGRCDSHDLVAENREYRVVNATYEGTELSICSTGIGCPSAAIAIEELERVGVETVVRVGTTGALQSGIEIGDMIVATGAAKEEGTTKRYESETYPAVPDYDVLSALVDASERRGEEVHVGPIASDDAFYAETDEYVADWERAGMLSVEMEAAAVFSLARRKEMAAGAICTVDGNLVEGTQKGETEDEELPEKAKDNVERAIDISLDAVTTLLSD
- a CDS encoding beta-ribofuranosylaminobenzene 5'-phosphate synthase family protein; this encodes MARVTVGARLHFGFQNLSLAHERLYGGVGVALSEPSLSVAADPAEGLSTPDPLAERYARRSLRALDLSGVSVSVERWLPRHVGLGSGTQLALAVYAAVAAAYDREVDVREAAPALGRGGRSGVGVATFESGGFVTDVGHPTTRFTSAPPGEGDWRVPAVLARHDVPERWRFLLVIPEGRGEHGESEDASMRSVVERASPGIGEEIAGILTRRLLPAIAEGDLPTFGRAVSSIGRLNGAWYADEQGGVYRPPVGGIVRALDGSPSVDGAGQSSWGPCVYAVTDSERAEAARAAGERALESANVDGSVRVVRARNEGARIERS